The DNA window CCTTGCCCGGTTCGATGCGCATGAGCTGGGTCATGAGACCGTTGAGGATATACTTGTAGTATTCGGCCTTATAGGCATCAGGATTGTCAAGCAGACCAAGTTCGAGAAGTTTCGGGTCGGCAAGATAGTAGAGAGCAAAGAGGTCGGCGCGGGCTTCTTCAAGAGTAGAGCCGTGAGCCTTGAGAGCGTCGGGGTCAACACCGGGGAGCAGACGGCCAGAGGCATGTCCAAGACATTCGTGAAGGTCTGTGTGGAGATTGTCGGTGATGAAGAGGTATTTGTCCATGAGGTCGGATGTCTCCTTGTCAATCACAAATTCCTCGTTGAATCCGTTGCCGTGAGAAGCCTCGTCGTAGGCTTGAGTGATGTTTTCAAGCGTCACCGATTTAGAACCGTGGGCGGCACGAATCCAGTTGGCATTGGGGAGATTGATGCCGATAGGAGTGGCGGGATATGAGTCACCGGCAAGAATAGCGGCAGTGATGACCTTGGCGGTTACACCCTTCACCTTGTCTTTGCGGAAACGCGGATCGACAGGTGAATTCTGCTCGAACCATTCAGCGTTGCCTGAAATAAGCTCGGTGCGGTGAGAAGCTTCCTCATTCTTGAAATTGACAATCGATTCAAAAGCGCCGGTCATGCCAAGCGGGTCACCGTAGCTTTCAATAAATCCATTGATAAAATCGACCTTCGAGTCTGTGTCCCCAACCCATGCGATGGAATAATCGTCGAATGACTTGAGATTACCTGTGGTGTAGAACTCGATAAGCTTGTTGATGACACCGCGCTGAGTATCATTTTCGGCATACTGCGAAGCTTTGCCGAGAAGGTCGACAATACGGGTTATGGCATCGGAATAAAGACCACCCACCTTGTAGGTCTGCTCGACAATCTTTCCGTTTTCCTTGACGACACGTGTATTCAGGCCCCATGACACGGGAGTAGCGTCGGTAGTGTCCTTGAGAGCGTTATAGAATTTTTCGACCTCAGCCTGAGTCACACCCTCATAGAGATTGTTGGCGGAAGTAGCAATCAGATCCTGTCCTTCGGCCTGATTCACACGCTTGGCCATTATCGAAGGATTGAAAATCACCTCATAAAGCGTGTCGACGTTTTCAGGTTGTTTGTCAGCGGGAAGTTTGGCGACATTCTCTGCAAGGAATTCACGGGAGAACGCTGGAGTGAACTTGTCCATCGAGTAGTGGTGATGGATACCGTTGGCAAACTCTATCTGTTTGAGATAAGTCTCAAGCGCTTTGAAATCCTTGCTCTCACGATCGCCGTCATACGATTTGTAGACATTCTCGATAAGGTCGCGTATGGCAAGATTATATTTGCCGTTCTGATCCCAGAGGATGTCACGGCCGGTGAGAGCCGCTTCGGTCAGATAGTAGATGAGTATGCGCTGCTGAGGAGTCAGTTTCTCAAAATCAGGCACCTTATAACGAAGCACTTCAATATCGGCGAAACGGTCGACCGTATAGTCGAAATCGTCAGCCGCCGCTTGGTCGGTAGCTTTAGAAGCACACGAAGTTATGGCTAATGCTGCCATAGCAGGAAAAATGAATTTGGTTAGAGACACGAGTATTAAGTATTAAGGATGAAGTATTAAGGACAAAGTATTAAGGATGAATTTACCACATACCGCTATTTATTCTACGTAGAGGACAAGCCCCTTGAGATATTCGCCTTCAGGATGGTAGATGTTGACAGGATGATCGGCTGGCTGTGTGAGCTGATGGAGAATGCGCACTCTGCGACCCGACATGGCTGCGGCCGTAAAAACCGCAAGACGGAACTGCTCCTTGCTGATGGCCTGCGAGCATGAGAATGTGAAAAGAATTCCACCGGGAGCAATCTTCTCGAAAGCTGCTGCATTCAGACGGCGATAACCTATCATCGCGTTGCGTATCGCACTGCGGTGTTTGGCAAATGCCGGCGGATCGAGGACAATCAGGTCGTATGTCCCCTTTTCCATGCGTCCAAGGAATTTGAAGGCATCCTCGGCATATGACTTATGACGTTCGTCGCCCGGGAAATTCAACTCGATATTGGCATCCGTAAGAGTGATGGCCTTGGCCGACGAATCGACCGAATGGACGAGCTGCGCCCCTCCGCGCATGGCATAGACAGAGAATCCTCCGGTGTAACAGAACATGTTGAGCACCTTTGCACCATGACTGTATTTCTGAAGAAGCGAGCGGTTGTCACGCTGATCCACGAAAAATCCGGTCTTCTGGCCCTTAAGCCAGTCGATGTTGAACTTCAGACCATTTTCAACCGCTATATTCGTATCAAAGCCACCTATTATATAGTCATTGACAGGATCAAGGCGCGCTTTGAACGGAAGTGTCGTCTCAGACTTATAATATACATTTCTGATACCGGCGTCAGGCAGACGGGTTAGTTCGCGGGCGATAATGTCGCGGGCGAAGTGCATGCCCGGGCTATGGGCCTGAAGCACTGCCGTATTTCCGTAAATATCAACAACGCATCCCGGAAGGAAATCACCTTCGCCGTGGACAAG is part of the Duncaniella dubosii genome and encodes:
- a CDS encoding dipeptidyl-peptidase 3 family protein is translated as MAALAITSCASKATDQAAADDFDYTVDRFADIEVLRYKVPDFEKLTPQQRILIYYLTEAALTGRDILWDQNGKYNLAIRDLIENVYKSYDGDRESKDFKALETYLKQIEFANGIHHHYSMDKFTPAFSREFLAENVAKLPADKQPENVDTLYEVIFNPSIMAKRVNQAEGQDLIATSANNLYEGVTQAEVEKFYNALKDTTDATPVSWGLNTRVVKENGKIVEQTYKVGGLYSDAITRIVDLLGKASQYAENDTQRGVINKLIEFYTTGNLKSFDDYSIAWVGDTDSKVDFINGFIESYGDPLGMTGAFESIVNFKNEEASHRTELISGNAEWFEQNSPVDPRFRKDKVKGVTAKVITAAILAGDSYPATPIGINLPNANWIRAAHGSKSVTLENITQAYDEASHGNGFNEEFVIDKETSDLMDKYLFITDNLHTDLHECLGHASGRLLPGVDPDALKAHGSTLEEARADLFALYYLADPKLLELGLLDNPDAYKAEYYKYILNGLMTQLMRIEPGKDVEEAHMRNRQLISAWVFEKGKADNVIEMVKRDGKTYIKINDYAKLRDLFGQLLAEVQRIKSEGDYEAGRDLVETYAVKVDPQLHKEVLDRYATLDIAPYKGFVNPVYTPVTDKDGNITDVNITYGEDYLPQVLRYSEQYRTLPANSK
- a CDS encoding class I SAM-dependent rRNA methyltransferase, which produces MSSQLKTIILKRGKEESLLRFHPWVFSGAIAHLPEELEEGETVRVEASDGRPLGVGHYEIGSIAVRMLDSSERMIDSDFYAERLSQAWELRRKLGLIRPDNSTFRLVHGEGDFLPGCVVDIYGNTAVLQAHSPGMHFARDIIARELTRLPDAGIRNVYYKSETTLPFKARLDPVNDYIIGGFDTNIAVENGLKFNIDWLKGQKTGFFVDQRDNRSLLQKYSHGAKVLNMFCYTGGFSVYAMRGGAQLVHSVDSSAKAITLTDANIELNFPGDERHKSYAEDAFKFLGRMEKGTYDLIVLDPPAFAKHRSAIRNAMIGYRRLNAAAFEKIAPGGILFTFSCSQAISKEQFRLAVFTAAAMSGRRVRILHQLTQPADHPVNIYHPEGEYLKGLVLYVE